In Puntigrus tetrazona isolate hp1 chromosome 22, ASM1883169v1, whole genome shotgun sequence, one genomic interval encodes:
- the LOC122327054 gene encoding beta-1,3-galactosyltransferase 2-like yields the protein MAVECLQKRCCLAKGRGFMGRFKPGFALAALACFFWCIIAFIYNFSLVPVSHPRTWFNQTKLYNLMSGKKRHLTNKQTIETSSTEKKPSASIITEAISTHRYVAHPSNYHFTLDEPDKCKQDPFLVLMVPVAPHDVAARDAIRSTWGNESSVQGKAVLTLFLVGLSGGAEAQQQLEEESRQHRDLLQSDFVDSYFNLTIKTMVIMDWLATRCPQATYAMKVDSDMYINPENLMSLLLSPNTPRENYITGYLMLDQPVVRDKSSKWYVPEELYPESRYPTYVLGMGYVFSNDIPFKIVRASKSIKPFNIEDAYVGACLKWMGLNPSDAPDPSQFQTYVKDSKSTDLSKIITAIAGSSEKVIEFWQNVNRRK from the coding sequence GTGCTGTTTGGCTAAAGGAAGAGGTTTTATGGGTCGCTTTAAACCAGGATTTGCGCTGGCCGCattggcatgttttttttggtgcattattgcttttatttataacttCTCTCTCGTGCCAGTCTCTCACCCTCGAACCTGGTTTAACCAAACTAAATTGTATAATTTGATGTCTggcaaaaaaagacatttaactAATAAACAAACTATTGAAACATCTTCCACCGAGAAAAAACCCTCTGCATCCATTATAACAGAAGCCATTTCAACTCACCGGTATGTAGCACATCCAAGCAACTATCATTTCACTCTGGACGAACCTGATAAATGTAAGCAGGATCCGTTCCTGGTCTTGATGGTCCCCGTGGCACCTCATGACGTAGCTGCTCGTGACGCCATCCGGAGCACATGGGGGAACGAGAGCTCAGTGCAGGGAAAAGCAGTGCTGACTCTGTTCTTGGTGGGTTTGTCTGGAGGAGCTGAAGCTCAACAGCAGCTGGAGGAAGAGAGTCGACAACACAGAGATCTACTGCAGAGCGACTTTGTGGACTCCTACTTCAACCTGACCATAAAGACCATGGTGATCATGGACTGGTTGGCGACTCGCTGCCCTCAAGCAACTTACGCTATGAAGGTTGATTCAGACATGTACATAAACCCGGAGAACCTGATGAGCCTTTTATTGTCACCCAACACACCCAGAGAGAACTACATCACAGGATATTTGATGCTGGACCAGCCTGTCGTCAGAGACAAAAGCTCGAAATGGTACGTTCCAGAGGAGCTGTACCCGGAATCGAGATACCCCACGTATGTGCTTGGAATGGGATATGTTTTCTCCAAtgatattccttttaaaatagtGAGGGCTTCAAAATCCATTAAGCCCTTTAACATAGAAGACGCGTATGTGGGCGCTTGTCTGAAATGGATGGGTTTAAATCCCTCTGATGCTCCGGATCCTTCTCAGTTTCAGACCTACGTGAAGGACTCTAAAAGTACGGACCTTTCCAAGATCATTACAGCAATCGCGGGGTCATCGGAGAAGGTAATCGAGTTCTGGCAAAATGTGAATAGAcgcaaatga
- the LOC122327055 gene encoding beta-1,3-galactosyltransferase 2-like, giving the protein MVNKRVWKRYINGLILLTVTLALFAILHKFELRIKPAMYPETFNRAVNHIRSYYIMTQTKATAAPPVSEPISLQYHKAHPLNYHFTLDEPDKCSQWDPFLVLMVPVAPHDVAARNAIRSTWGNESSVQGKAVLTLFLVGLSGGAEAQQQLEEESRQHRDLLQSDFVDSYFNLTIKTLVIMDWLATRCPQATYAMKVDSDMYINPENLMSLLLSPNTPRENYITGYLMCDQSVIRDKNSKWYVPEEIYPELKYPTYLLGMGYVFSNDLPEKIVEISKEVKPFNIEDAYVGACLKRLGFAPSPPPDPSQFRVYLEQYKRENFLSIILVILGSPQQILDVWKDVKRPT; this is encoded by the exons ATGGTGAATAAAAGAGTATGGAAGAG ATACATAAATGGTCTCATTTTGCTTACAGTAACATTGGCCTTGTTTGCAATCCTACACAAATTTGAACTCCGTATCAAGCCTGCTATGTATCCCGAAACCTTTAATAGAGCTGTAAATCACATAAGATCCTATTATATAATGACGCAAACAAAAGCCACCGCAGCACCCCCTGTGAGCGAACCAATTTCACTTCAATATCATAAGGCTCATCCCCTCAACTATCATTTCACTCTGGACGAACCTGATAAATGTAGTCAGTGGGATCCGTTCCTGGTCTTGATGGTCCCCGTGGCACCTCATGACGTAGCTGCTCGTAACGCCATCCGGAGCACATGGGGGAATGAGAGCTCAGTGCAGGGAAAAGCAGTGCTGACTCTGTTCTTGGTGGGTTTGTCTGGAGGAGCTGAAGCTCAACAGCAGCTGGAGGAAGAGAGTCGACAACACAGAGATCTACTGCAGAGCGACTTTGTGGACTCCTACTTCAACCTGACCATAAAGACCTTGGTGATCATGGACTGGTTGGCCACTCGCTGCCCTCAAGCAACTTATGCTATGAAGGTTGATTCAGACATGTACATAAACCCGGAGAACCTGATGAGCCTTTTATTGTCACCCAACACACCCAGAGAGAACTACATCACAGGATATTTGATGTGTGACCAGTCTGTCATAAGAGACAAAAACTCTAAATGGTACGTTCCAGAGGAGATATACCCCGAACTGAAATACCCCACATACCTGCTGGGAATGGGATATGTTTTCTCCAATGACCTTCCAGAAAAAATTGTGGAAATTTCCAAGGAAGTAAAGCCCTTTAACATAGAAGACGCATATGTGGGTGCTTGTCTGAAACGGTTGGGCTTTGCACCCTCACCTCCCCCAGACCCTTCACAGTTTAGAGTCTATCTGGAACAATATAAGCGAGAGAATTTTCTTAGCATCATTTTGGTGATATTGGGATCTCCACAGCAGATATTGGATGTCTGGAAGGATGTAAAGAGGCCcacataa